A region of Arabidopsis thaliana chromosome 5, partial sequence DNA encodes the following proteins:
- a CDS encoding 28S ribosomal S34 protein (unknown protein; BEST Arabidopsis thaliana protein match is: unknown protein (TAIR:AT5G52370.1); Has 1807 Blast hits to 1807 proteins in 277 species: Archae - 0; Bacteria - 0; Metazoa - 736; Fungi - 347; Plants - 385; Viruses - 0; Other Eukaryotes - 339 (source: NCBI BLink).): MAMTLMNRAISRTETVGAFSLSLSLLRNFSAAPSAASTPASENPSSDSNKPKRRKKKNLIEVAQFLPNWGIGYHMAKAHWNGISYEITKINLYKDGRHGKAWGIVHKDGLRAAEAPKKISGVHKRCWKYIPNLSKTTPATTTADVQAA, translated from the exons ATGGCGATGACACTTATGAACAGAGCAATCTCTAGAACCGAAACTGTTGGTGCTTTCAGTCTCTCGCTTAGTCTCTTAAGAAATTTCTCTGCGGCGCCGTCGGCGGCATCTACTCCGGCGAGTGAAAACCCTAGCTCCGATTCGAATAAACCTaaacgaagaaagaagaaaaacttaatCGAAGTCGCTCAGTTCTTACCTAATTGGGGAATCGGATACCATATGGCTAAAGCTCACTGGAATGGAATCTCTTATGAAATCACTAAGATCAATCTCTATAAg GATGGTAGACATGGAAAAGCTTGGGGAATTGTTCACAAAGATG GATTGCGAGCTGCGGAAGCTCCAAAGAAGATAAGCGGAGTTCACAAACGTTGTTGGAAGTATATCCCAAACCTGTCAAAGACTACTCCTGCAACAACCACTGCTGATGTTCAAGCTGCCTGA